The Changchengzhania lutea genomic sequence TTTAAATTAAATGAAGCTTCTGCTTTTATAAAGTTGCCATCAAACTCTCCAGAGATGTTAATACCTAATTCTCCTTCTAACTCAAAGCCTTTATACTGCTTATGGTATTTACCTCCCGCCGCATAGACATCGCCTTTTAATCTATTGGTTATAGTTTCACCATTTAACACCACCAACTTATTATACCCGTAGTTATAATTGGTATTGCTGATATTAAACTGTACATCCCCTAATATATTATTACTATAATTTAATTGAAGTTGATTATATAAATTCTCAAGCGTAACGCGGTCCCTTAAGTTTGAGGTTTTAAATGACTCGCCAAAAAAAGTGGTTTCCGAAGCGGTTTGATTATATTGATAATACTTATCTTCAAAGGATATGACATGACCAAAGCTCAGTTTGTTTCGCCAAAGCGAATCTTTCTTCTTTATTATTTTATAATTGTGTTCTAAATGAAAACGCTTTCCCCTTAGGATATTTTCGGCATTATCAAAATTCACTTCAAGGATGGAGCGATCTAGAAACTCCTCGACGCCTGATTTAAAAAATTCGACATCATCCTCTGTAAGTCCTCCATTTTCTTCATTCCAAAGATCTTGCATCACGATATGTCCACGCATATTATACCGGTCATTCTTGGTTCGGTAATTGGTTGTAAATCTGAAATTCCCTGTACTGGTAATCAAATGCTGGTATTTACCTATAGAGCGCATCCCTTTATAAGCAATCGAAAAATTGAACTGTGGTGAGGTGTTTACCGTAAAAAAAGAATCGGCTAATTGCCCTTGCTCAAAAGCTGTTTTATAAAACAACTCTGTAAGTGGGGTTGGTACTCTGTAATAGTTAATGTCTTCAATTTCCATATAATTGAAGTGTCTTGCGGTTGCCCCAAAACGTGGTATTAGCTTCGTGTTTTCAAAATCGTATGTTAATCTGTTATAAGTTTGCCCTAGATTAGAAAACGGGATTAAACCGAAATTATCTCTTCTTAAGTAATTGAATTTATATTCCTTTTGAATGGTTAAAGTGGTGTCTACGAAGGTCGTATCGTTGGCATGGGAAATTATAAGATAGTCTTGAATTTTGGCCTTAGGATTTTTGAGGTTTTTAATACTAGTACTTTTTCTTGATGTCCTACTGAGGGTATCCTTTTCAGACCTAGACACCGATGGTAATTCCTTTCTAGGAATAGGTCGGTCTTGGGCGTTTAAAACAGTACAAAAACACAAAAGAAAACAACCTAATATAAATCTCTTCATCCTAATATTCTTATTTGCTCGATTGTGTTTAAAGCGTTTTTGGTATCAAAATTATCATGCACAGAAAATTTAATCTACAAATTGTCCGATTCCATCTTCTCGGAAACAAAAGTAATTATTTGAACGTTACTAGTTCGAAAATATTTTAAATAAACAAAGCCAGCAATATCTGCTGGCTTTGTTTTAAATATTTAATCATCTTTTCTCAAAAACGATCTGTGAATATTTATTTTGAGTTAGTCAATGGCAAACATCTACATATTATCTTAATTAAACAAAAAATAAGCGTTAAAAATAGTTTTGACTAAAAAATAAGCCGTTACACAATTACGAGATGTTTAAAAAAAGTACTTATTTAATGAAATAAGGACTTAGGAATTGTATTATTTTTGAATATTCAATAATGTATAGTAAATTTTTCTTATAAAATGACATAAATCTATTATGTATGCATAATAATAACGGCTTTAAATTTTAAATTTCGCAATATTTGCATACATATGCTACTAATAAATCATTCCAATGCAAACTTTGAATGTGGTACAGACGAGGCTGGACGCGGTTGTTTGGCAGGACCTGTTACTGCCGCGGCTGTTATTTTATCTGAAAATTTTACAAACACGCTTTTGAATGATTCCAAGCAACTGAGCGAAAAAAAACGTGATATTTTACAGCCTATTATTATCGAACAGGCCCTAACATTTGGTATTGCTCATGTTTTTCAAGACACCATAGACAAGATAAACATCTTAAACGCTTCCATATTGGCAATGCATAAATCGGTTAAACAATTGAAACCTCAACCC encodes the following:
- a CDS encoding putative porin, which encodes MKRFILGCFLLCFCTVLNAQDRPIPRKELPSVSRSEKDTLSRTSRKSTSIKNLKNPKAKIQDYLIISHANDTTFVDTTLTIQKEYKFNYLRRDNFGLIPFSNLGQTYNRLTYDFENTKLIPRFGATARHFNYMEIEDINYYRVPTPLTELFYKTAFEQGQLADSFFTVNTSPQFNFSIAYKGMRSIGKYQHLITSTGNFRFTTNYRTKNDRYNMRGHIVMQDLWNEENGGLTEDDVEFFKSGVEEFLDRSILEVNFDNAENILRGKRFHLEHNYKIIKKKDSLWRNKLSFGHVISFEDKYYQYNQTASETTFFGESFKTSNLRDRVTLENLYNQLQLNYSNNILGDVQFNISNTNYNYGYNKLVVLNGETITNRLKGDVYAAGGKYHKQYKGFELEGELGINISGEFDGNFIKAEASFNLNDDIAASASLNHSSTVPNYNVQLYQSDYINYNWRTNFNNTETQQLGFRLKFKELLNATIDFNTINDYIYFKQDENTDQVRPFQNDKSISYLRLKVQNEIKLGKFALNNTVLYQNTQDENNVLNVPEFTTRNTFYFSSHMFKKAMFLQTGVTLNYFTKYYMNGYNPLLAEFYVQTDEEFGDFPRLDFFLNAKIRQTRIYLKAEHFNSAFTGYNFFSAPNNPYRDFTVRFGVVWNFFL
- a CDS encoding ribonuclease HII, whose product is MLLINHSNANFECGTDEAGRGCLAGPVTAAAVILSENFTNTLLNDSKQLSEKKRDILQPIIIEQALTFGIAHVFQDTIDKINILNASILAMHKSVKQLKPQPEFIIVDGNRFKPYGNIPFETIIKGDGKYLSIAAASVLAKTYRDAYMNTIHEEYPMYNWKQNKGYPTKEHRAAIKEFGITKYHRKSFRLLPEQLKLDI